The Agrobacterium vitis genome has a segment encoding these proteins:
- a CDS encoding flagellin N-terminal helical domain-containing protein has protein sequence MDSVSINSTSASALSLLSGSSKALEATQTKVATGKKVDDASDNAAYWSIATTMKSDSLSLSSAEDATALSAAVSDTAALGLEQATGLVSDIQAKLIASKAAGANKGAINDEISQLKDQLSTVAQSSSFNGQNWLALDANQSPKVTSMVSSVGSDGSGNLAVNVTNFDTAQSVLTSKNDASDGILTRSTLTIGSDGSASEYYLMNVGSQTSAAPTAAEIAISDDTSNAQIDAMIGATQSILSSITDASAAVGATQNRISNSSDLMKDLKDTATVSIGRLTDADMEEEATKLSAQSAQSQLQTASLSIANSQQKSLAQLFM, from the coding sequence ATGGATTCCGTATCGATCAATTCCACGTCTGCATCGGCCCTGTCTCTGCTGAGCGGGTCTTCGAAGGCGCTTGAAGCGACCCAGACCAAGGTTGCAACGGGCAAGAAGGTCGATGACGCCTCTGATAATGCCGCCTATTGGTCGATTGCCACGACGATGAAATCCGACAGCCTGTCGCTGTCGAGCGCCGAGGACGCCACGGCGCTGTCGGCTGCCGTCTCCGATACCGCCGCACTTGGGCTGGAGCAGGCGACGGGGCTTGTTTCCGACATCCAGGCCAAGCTGATAGCCTCCAAGGCGGCTGGCGCCAACAAAGGCGCGATCAATGACGAGATCAGCCAGCTCAAGGACCAGCTTTCAACTGTAGCGCAGTCCTCCAGCTTCAACGGCCAGAACTGGCTGGCGCTTGATGCCAATCAGTCACCGAAAGTGACATCGATGGTGTCTTCGGTCGGCTCGGACGGCAGCGGCAATCTGGCCGTCAACGTCACCAATTTCGACACGGCGCAAAGCGTGCTGACCAGCAAAAACGATGCAAGCGATGGTATTTTGACGCGCTCGACGCTGACCATTGGCTCCGATGGAAGCGCCAGTGAATATTATCTGATGAATGTCGGTTCCCAGACGTCAGCCGCACCGACCGCCGCGGAAATTGCCATTTCGGATGATACGTCGAATGCGCAGATCGACGCAATGATCGGCGCCACCCAATCGATCCTTTCCAGCATCACCGATGCCAGCGCCGCCGTGGGTGCCACCCAGAACCGGATTTCCAACAGTTCAGACCTGATGAAGGACCTGAAGGATACCGCCACGGTCAGCATTGGTCGCTTGACCGATGCCGATATGGAAGAGGAAGCCACCAAGCTTTCGGCGCAAAGCGCCCAATCCCAGTTGCAGACGGCCAGCCTCAGCATTGCCAACAGCCAGCAGAAGAGCCTTGCACAGCTGTTTATGTGA
- the petA gene encoding ubiquinol-cytochrome c reductase iron-sulfur subunit: MSEHNTQTETAGGGMGAGEPTRRDFLYLATGMAGTVGAAAVAWPFIDQMRPDASTLALASIEVDVSALQPGMSLTVKWRGKPVFIRNRTDKEVEEAKGVPIAQLKDPVARNANAGDDAQATDLARSAGQGKENWIVMIGSCTHLGCVPLGQAGEYGGWFCPCHGSVYDTAGRIRKGPAPENLHIPNYGFVSNTVIKIG, from the coding sequence GTGAGCGAACACAATACACAGACTGAAACTGCGGGCGGAGGCATGGGCGCGGGCGAGCCAACGCGCCGCGACTTCCTTTATCTCGCCACCGGCATGGCGGGCACAGTTGGCGCTGCGGCTGTGGCCTGGCCCTTTATCGACCAGATGCGGCCCGATGCCTCGACCCTGGCTTTGGCCTCTATCGAGGTGGATGTCTCGGCGCTTCAGCCGGGCATGTCGCTGACGGTCAAGTGGCGCGGCAAGCCGGTCTTCATTCGCAACCGCACCGACAAGGAAGTGGAAGAGGCCAAGGGCGTGCCGATTGCCCAGTTGAAAGACCCTGTGGCGCGCAACGCCAATGCCGGCGACGACGCCCAGGCGACCGATCTCGCCCGCTCGGCGGGGCAGGGTAAGGAAAACTGGATCGTGATGATCGGTTCCTGCACCCATCTCGGCTGCGTGCCGCTCGGTCAGGCCGGGGAATATGGTGGGTGGTTCTGTCCCTGCCATGGCTCGGTCTACGATACGGCGGGCCGTATCCGCAAAGGTCCGGCGCCGGAAAACCTGCATATTCCAAATTATGGGTTCGTATCCAATACCGTGATCAAGATCGGCTGA
- a CDS encoding ABC transporter ATP-binding protein yields MFTWFERQLNPYPAEQPSLPPKGLFRFIWHYTRPAAGWLGLMAVLVMMIAVGEVMLFQFLGDIVTWLSHANRDTFLQTEGWRLVGMGALVLVFLPGIATINSLIVHQTLLGNFPMIARWQMHRFLLNHSMTFFANEFSGRVSTKVMQTSLAVRETVVKVLDVFVYVITYFISMLVVIASADLRLLVPMLVWLGIYISIVTYYVPRLRKIAALQADTRSTMTGRIVDSYTNIATVKLFSHTRREEDYAKGAMDEFLQSVHAQMRKVTLFQVLVYLNNCTVIFLIGALSVWLWLTASIQVGAIAIAIGLAMRVNSMSQWVMWEVSALFENIGTVYDGMEMMTKPHDITDKPDAKPLTVPKGEIVYDKVRFHYGKTRGVIDDFSLTIKAGEKVGLVGRSGAGKTTLMNLLLRFYDVEKGHVTIDGQDIGAVTQDSLRGQIGVVTQDTSLLHRSIRDNIAYGRPDASDAEVVEAAKRANAWDFIEHLVDMQGRVGLDAQVGERGVKLSGGQRQRIAIARVFLKNAPILVLDEATSALDSEVEAAIQESLFALMEGKTVIAIAHRLSTLTEMDRLVVLDKGRIIETGTHHQLASQSGVYADLWNRQSGGFLGDEANEVQDTAAE; encoded by the coding sequence ATGTTTACCTGGTTCGAACGCCAACTCAATCCCTATCCGGCCGAGCAACCCAGCCTGCCGCCCAAGGGCCTGTTCCGCTTCATCTGGCATTATACCAGGCCCGCTGCTGGCTGGCTGGGGCTGATGGCCGTGCTGGTGATGATGATTGCCGTGGGCGAGGTGATGCTCTTCCAGTTTCTCGGCGATATCGTCACCTGGCTCTCGCATGCCAACCGCGATACGTTCCTGCAAACCGAGGGCTGGCGGCTGGTGGGCATGGGCGCCTTGGTCCTGGTGTTTCTGCCGGGCATTGCCACGATCAATTCGCTGATCGTGCATCAGACGCTGCTGGGCAATTTCCCGATGATCGCCCGCTGGCAGATGCATCGCTTCCTGCTCAATCATTCCATGACGTTTTTCGCCAACGAGTTTTCTGGCCGGGTCTCGACCAAGGTCATGCAGACCTCGCTGGCGGTGCGCGAAACCGTGGTCAAGGTGCTGGACGTTTTCGTCTATGTCATCACCTATTTCATCTCGATGCTGGTGGTGATCGCCTCTGCCGACCTGCGCCTGCTGGTGCCGATGCTGGTGTGGCTGGGCATCTATATCTCGATCGTCACCTATTACGTGCCGCGGCTGCGCAAGATTGCAGCGCTCCAGGCCGATACCCGCTCGACCATGACCGGGCGGATCGTTGACAGCTATACCAATATCGCCACGGTCAAGCTGTTCTCCCACACACGGCGGGAGGAGGACTATGCCAAGGGCGCGATGGACGAATTCCTGCAATCCGTGCATGCGCAAATGCGCAAGGTGACGCTTTTCCAGGTTCTGGTCTATCTCAACAATTGCACGGTCATCTTCCTGATCGGCGCGCTGTCCGTCTGGCTGTGGCTGACGGCCTCCATCCAGGTCGGTGCTATCGCCATTGCCATCGGGCTTGCCATGCGGGTCAACAGCATGTCGCAATGGGTGATGTGGGAAGTGTCGGCGCTGTTTGAAAATATCGGCACCGTCTATGACGGCATGGAGATGATGACCAAGCCGCATGACATTACCGACAAGCCCGATGCCAAGCCGCTGACCGTGCCGAAGGGCGAGATTGTCTATGACAAGGTCCGCTTCCACTATGGAAAGACGCGCGGCGTGATCGACGATTTCTCGCTGACGATAAAGGCTGGCGAAAAGGTCGGGTTGGTTGGCCGCTCCGGTGCTGGCAAGACGACGCTGATGAACCTGCTGCTGCGGTTCTACGATGTCGAAAAGGGCCACGTCACCATCGACGGGCAGGATATCGGGGCGGTCACTCAAGATAGCCTGCGCGGCCAGATCGGCGTCGTCACCCAGGATACCTCGTTGCTGCATCGGTCGATCCGCGACAACATCGCCTATGGCCGCCCGGATGCCAGCGATGCCGAAGTGGTCGAGGCGGCAAAACGCGCCAATGCCTGGGACTTCATCGAGCACCTCGTCGATATGCAGGGCCGGGTTGGTCTGGATGCGCAGGTGGGCGAGCGGGGCGTGAAACTATCCGGCGGCCAGCGCCAGCGGATTGCCATCGCCCGGGTCTTCCTGAAAAATGCACCGATCCTGGTGCTGGACGAGGCGACCTCGGCGCTTGACTCAGAGGTAGAGGCCGCCATTCAGGAGAGCCTGTTTGCCCTGATGGAGGGCAAGACGGTGATCGCCATCGCCCATCGCCTCTCGACCTTGACCGAAATGGACCGTCTGGTGGTGCTGGACAAAGGCCGGATCATCGAGACCGGCACCCATCACCAGCTCGCCAGCCAGAGCGGCGTCTATGCCGATCTGTGGAACCGCCAGTCTGGCGGATTCTTGGGGGATGAGGCCAACGAGGTGCAGGACACGGCGGCGGAGTGA
- a CDS encoding ABC transporter ATP-binding protein — MLIAAIIRLFERWVDPFTERADLCPPSGTTAFVWFYVRQAKWAFFAMALFGGAVAVMEASMFWFVGRLVDLIDTVPKAAGWQGLLGAHGLELLGIAAVVVFVRFAVITLSALVEEQVVVLNFLNLVRWQSHVHVARQSLSFFHNDFAGRIATKVWAGGQATGDLLTSLLQVAWFMVIYTMSTMALLAQLDWVLAAIIGIWVLIFAVLARYFVPRIRRHARDTAEAGSALTGRLVDSYANIQTLKLFARERQNDHYIRAGFERFQAAQAPFTRLITGVRASLALLSGGMILMIAAVCIDRWFSGAMTAGGMAFTLGLVLRLSMLLNRMMTQLNGMMRNIGTIQNAAEMISQPIGLKDRPDAKVLAVTGPEIRFEDVSFHYGKQKGAIDHLSLTIKPGEKVGIVGRSGAGKTTLVNLLLRFYDVEGGAIRIDGQDLREVTQESLRGKIGMVTQDTALLHRSIRDNILFGRDEASEEQLRAAADQAEALGFIEKLVDQRGRAGFDVHVGERGVKLSGGQRQRIAIARVMLKDAPILVLDEATSALDSEVEAAIQSNLEQLMSGKTVLAIAHRLSTIASLDRLVVIDQGRIIEEGSHDELVERGGLYAELWARQSGGFLGGEESDEPERSMLGVRP, encoded by the coding sequence ATGCTGATTGCCGCCATCATCCGCCTGTTCGAACGCTGGGTCGATCCCTTTACCGAGCGTGCGGATCTTTGCCCGCCGAGCGGCACCACGGCGTTCGTGTGGTTTTATGTGCGCCAGGCCAAGTGGGCATTTTTTGCCATGGCGCTGTTTGGCGGCGCGGTGGCGGTGATGGAAGCCAGCATGTTCTGGTTTGTCGGACGGCTGGTGGATCTGATCGATACTGTCCCCAAAGCCGCAGGCTGGCAGGGGCTGTTGGGTGCGCATGGGCTTGAACTGCTGGGCATTGCCGCCGTTGTCGTCTTCGTGCGGTTTGCGGTGATCACGCTGAGCGCGCTGGTCGAAGAACAGGTCGTGGTGCTCAATTTCCTCAATCTGGTGCGCTGGCAAAGCCATGTCCATGTCGCGCGCCAATCGCTGAGCTTCTTCCACAATGATTTTGCCGGACGGATTGCCACCAAGGTCTGGGCCGGTGGGCAGGCGACAGGCGATCTCCTGACCTCGCTGCTGCAAGTCGCCTGGTTCATGGTGATCTACACGATGTCCACCATGGCGCTTTTGGCGCAACTGGACTGGGTGCTGGCAGCGATTATCGGGATCTGGGTGCTGATCTTTGCGGTGCTGGCCCGCTATTTCGTGCCGCGCATCCGCCGCCATGCCCGTGACACAGCCGAAGCTGGCTCGGCGCTAACCGGCAGGCTGGTGGATAGCTATGCCAATATCCAGACCCTGAAACTGTTTGCCCGCGAGCGGCAGAACGACCATTACATCCGGGCCGGTTTCGAGCGTTTCCAGGCGGCGCAAGCGCCCTTTACCCGGCTGATCACAGGCGTGCGTGCCTCGCTGGCACTGCTGTCGGGCGGTATGATCCTGATGATTGCCGCCGTCTGCATCGACCGCTGGTTTTCAGGGGCGATGACGGCGGGTGGCATGGCGTTTACGCTCGGCCTCGTTCTGCGCCTCAGCATGCTGCTAAACCGGATGATGACCCAGTTGAACGGCATGATGCGCAATATCGGCACGATCCAGAACGCCGCCGAGATGATTTCCCAGCCTATCGGTCTGAAGGACCGGCCTGATGCCAAGGTGCTTGCTGTCACCGGCCCGGAAATCCGCTTTGAGGATGTGTCCTTCCATTATGGCAAGCAGAAAGGCGCCATCGATCATCTGTCGCTGACCATCAAGCCCGGCGAGAAGGTCGGTATTGTCGGGCGCTCCGGGGCTGGCAAGACCACGCTGGTCAACCTTCTGCTGCGGTTCTACGATGTCGAGGGCGGCGCGATCCGCATCGATGGCCAGGATTTGCGCGAAGTGACGCAGGAAAGCCTGCGGGGCAAGATCGGCATGGTCACGCAGGATACAGCCCTGCTGCACCGCTCGATCCGTGACAACATCCTGTTTGGCCGCGATGAGGCGAGCGAAGAGCAGCTGCGCGCCGCCGCCGACCAGGCCGAGGCGCTGGGCTTTATCGAAAAACTGGTCGATCAGCGCGGACGAGCCGGCTTTGACGTCCATGTCGGCGAACGTGGCGTGAAGCTCTCCGGCGGCCAGCGCCAGCGGATCGCCATTGCCCGGGTGATGCTGAAAGACGCGCCAATCCTGGTGCTGGATGAGGCAACCTCGGCGCTCGATTCGGAAGTGGAAGCCGCCATCCAGTCCAATCTGGAACAGCTGATGAGCGGCAAAACCGTGCTGGCCATCGCCCACCGCCTCTCCACCATCGCCAGCCTCGACCGCCTCGTGGTGATCGACCAGGGCCGTATCATCGAAGAGGGCAGCCACGACGAACTGGTGGAACGGGGCGGGCTCTACGCCGAGCTTTGGGCGCGTCAATCGGGCGGATTTCTTGGCGGCGAGGAGAGTGACGAGCCTGAGCGCTCAATGCTTGGCGTCCGTCCTTGA
- a CDS encoding prolipoprotein diacylglyceryl transferase: protein MFETAFTFGLTQFARSLSLPERLQKRPLRNAALEPWRLRNSSLDALYYDIRALTSDEAFYISDALAAEGLIMIVPPTGQGMLTLCETVDEYLLRGGREVRAMAVAGIGGSAAGAAAFARNVADAIEAPVCAVVSGYGLGDVVAEALGGAFFFGPLGFLRRNFEMIDDLVGRPQFGAYQRRPKPSQPPRRTSLDADTVQALLCHPDLRFNLVTGHSKGNLIVAEALNAIEKEAPERLTILAERLQIINFSTRVGLPAPFSPPLAIIGELDWYGELNATAKVTNIVRVARAGHSTNTSLPGALKITDLLAQTLSASPANASDTARADAPAENAIPSLLALVVPPVVADANDMPAQASAPQASAPQASAMNDNDRNDDERVIVEEPVSLEPELEPSVEPIDAVAADNTHDAIPPQSADAPLSEPVTPEDNADTAQILAPDELVPEAPVQTISEPVANTPAPVKQASNQPGNTRKRNRSRKR, encoded by the coding sequence ATGTTCGAGACAGCCTTCACCTTTGGCTTGACCCAATTTGCCCGGTCGCTTTCCTTGCCGGAAAGGCTGCAAAAGCGGCCCTTGCGCAATGCCGCGCTGGAGCCCTGGCGTTTGCGCAACAGCAGCCTCGACGCGCTCTATTACGACATCAGGGCGCTGACCTCGGATGAGGCCTTCTATATCAGCGACGCGCTGGCCGCCGAAGGGCTGATCATGATCGTGCCGCCCACTGGCCAGGGCATGTTGACGCTGTGCGAGACGGTGGATGAATATCTGCTGCGCGGTGGCCGCGAGGTCCGGGCCATGGCGGTGGCCGGCATTGGCGGCTCCGCCGCTGGGGCTGCCGCCTTTGCCCGCAATGTCGCCGACGCTATCGAGGCGCCGGTCTGCGCGGTGGTGTCCGGCTATGGACTGGGCGATGTCGTCGCGGAGGCCCTGGGCGGCGCTTTCTTCTTTGGCCCGCTGGGCTTTCTGCGCCGCAATTTCGAGATGATCGACGATTTGGTCGGACGCCCGCAATTCGGTGCCTACCAGCGCCGCCCGAAACCGTCGCAACCGCCGCGCCGCACCAGTCTCGATGCCGATACGGTCCAGGCGCTGCTGTGCCACCCGGACCTGCGTTTCAACCTCGTCACTGGCCATTCCAAAGGCAACCTGATCGTTGCTGAAGCGCTGAACGCCATTGAAAAAGAAGCACCCGAGCGGCTTACCATCCTGGCGGAACGGTTACAGATCATCAACTTCAGCACGCGTGTCGGGCTGCCCGCGCCGTTTTCGCCACCCTTGGCGATCATCGGTGAACTCGACTGGTACGGCGAATTGAATGCCACAGCTAAGGTAACCAACATTGTCCGCGTCGCACGCGCTGGCCATTCGACCAACACATCCCTGCCGGGAGCGCTGAAAATCACCGATCTTTTGGCGCAGACGTTGTCGGCGTCACCCGCCAACGCCTCTGACACGGCAAGAGCGGACGCACCGGCGGAAAATGCAATTCCTTCGCTTCTGGCTCTGGTCGTTCCACCTGTCGTGGCGGATGCCAACGACATGCCCGCGCAAGCCAGCGCCCCCCAAGCTAGCGCCCCCCAGGCCAGCGCAATGAACGACAATGACAGAAACGATGATGAAAGAGTTATCGTTGAGGAGCCGGTTTCATTGGAACCGGAGCTGGAGCCATCTGTCGAACCCATCGACGCGGTGGCAGCCGACAACACGCACGACGCCATCCCGCCACAGTCAGCCGATGCCCCGCTCTCCGAGCCGGTCACCCCTGAAGACAATGCAGACACTGCGCAGATTCTGGCTCCTGACGAATTGGTTCCCGAAGCGCCTGTCCAAACGATTTCCGAGCCTGTCGCCAATACGCCCGCGCCCGTTAAGCAAGCCAGCAATCAACCAGGCAATACCCGCAAGCGTAACAGATCGCGCAAGCGGTAA
- a CDS encoding endonuclease/exonuclease/phosphatase family protein, with amino-acid sequence MKSMLLHIMATLLVLALGLFALRYTTSFWGAGVIYSLQLHAGLAMLLMALFCLALRPGLFTMTLLAATVFIAGHAVWMIWATLPPTPRIDLAHMQPFRVLSFNVLGDNLENGGAITDYILESEADVAYVMEAAPVSLHLDRLAKTYPYRIGCGEHTPTCDLMLLSKYPLDMVYVGNLSDLRRDRFAMAKIQVGGTALHLAAAHLSKPYFDGYHMEELGELGDVLSGIDGPLLLAGDFNASTLAPDMQKLLKVTGMTTTGLEPATWPIIGGAFGVPIDHIYIRGPLMAAKLSRIPSNFGSNHYGLITDLLLPKG; translated from the coding sequence ATGAAATCGATGCTGCTGCACATCATGGCAACCCTGCTCGTACTTGCCCTTGGCCTGTTTGCCCTACGCTATACGACCAGTTTCTGGGGTGCGGGGGTAATCTATAGTCTCCAGCTGCACGCCGGGCTGGCCATGCTGCTCATGGCGCTGTTTTGCCTGGCGCTACGCCCCGGCCTGTTCACCATGACGCTTCTGGCCGCTACAGTTTTTATTGCCGGTCATGCCGTCTGGATGATCTGGGCCACCCTGCCGCCAACACCCCGGATCGATCTGGCGCACATGCAGCCGTTCAGGGTCCTGTCCTTCAACGTGCTGGGCGACAACCTGGAAAACGGTGGCGCGATCACCGATTACATTCTCGAATCGGAGGCGGATGTCGCCTATGTGATGGAGGCGGCCCCGGTTTCCCTGCATCTCGACCGGCTCGCCAAGACCTATCCCTACCGAATCGGCTGCGGTGAGCATACGCCGACCTGCGACCTGATGCTGTTGTCGAAATATCCGCTTGATATGGTCTATGTCGGCAATCTTAGCGACCTCAGGCGCGACCGGTTCGCCATGGCGAAAATCCAAGTCGGCGGCACCGCCCTGCATCTGGCTGCCGCGCATTTGAGCAAGCCCTATTTCGACGGCTACCACATGGAGGAACTGGGAGAACTGGGTGATGTCTTGAGCGGCATCGATGGCCCTCTGCTGCTGGCCGGCGATTTCAACGCCTCGACGCTGGCACCCGACATGCAGAAACTGCTGAAAGTCACCGGCATGACCACGACCGGGTTGGAGCCCGCCACCTGGCCAATCATCGGCGGCGCCTTCGGCGTGCCGATCGACCATATCTACATTCGCGGCCCGCTGATGGCGGCGAAGCTGTCACGCATTCCCTCGAATTTCGGCTCCAACCATTATGGACTGATAACGGATTTGCTGCTGCCGAAGGGGTGA
- the aac(6') gene encoding aminoglycoside 6'-N-acetyltransferase — protein sequence MKSTVEIGTIKDVEPWVQLRAALWPHHLIEDHRAELVRTFLSESGKAIAFIARNSANEAVGFAEASLRHDYVNGCSSSPVLFLEGIYVRPADRRQGIAGLLCNAVANWGKSLGCVEFGSDAPLDNSASHALHTALGFEETQRVVFFRKPL from the coding sequence ATGAAGTCCACTGTTGAGATTGGGACGATAAAAGACGTAGAGCCGTGGGTGCAGCTTCGTGCCGCGCTCTGGCCGCATCACCTGATTGAAGATCATCGCGCTGAACTGGTCCGAACGTTTCTCTCGGAAAGTGGAAAGGCCATCGCGTTCATCGCCCGAAACAGCGCGAATGAAGCGGTCGGCTTTGCTGAGGCCAGCTTGCGACATGATTATGTGAATGGATGCAGTAGTTCGCCCGTTCTATTCCTCGAAGGAATTTATGTCCGCCCCGCTGACAGGCGACAAGGTATCGCTGGATTGCTTTGCAATGCCGTTGCCAATTGGGGAAAGTCGCTTGGGTGTGTTGAATTTGGTTCTGACGCGCCACTTGATAATTCAGCCAGCCATGCGCTCCATACCGCTTTGGGCTTTGAGGAGACACAGCGCGTCGTCTTCTTCCGAAAGCCGCTATAG
- a CDS encoding cytochrome b: MSGHSSYQPSSGLTRWIDQRLPLPRLVYDSFIAFPVPRNLNYAYTFGAMLAVMLVVQILTGVVLAMHYTAETTVAFNSVEKIMRDVNHGWLLRYMHANGASFFFIAVYLHIARGLYYGSYKAPREILWILGVVIFLLMMATAFMGYVLPWGQMSFWGATVITGFFSAFPWVGEWIQTFLLGGFAVDQPTLNRFFSLHYLLPFMIAGVVILHIWALHVTGQTNPTGVEVKSKTDTVPFTPYATLKDAFGVSIFLIAYAWFIFYMPNFLGHPDNYIMADPLKTPAHIVPEWYFLPFYAMLRAITFNVLFIDSKLGGVLVMFGAIIVLFFLPWLDTSKVRSAVYRPWYKLFFWIFVADCILLGWLGSRQPTDTFTTMAQFGTLYYFGFFLVIMPLLGLLETPRRVPNSITEAVLAKNGKTAEAHV, from the coding sequence ATGAGTGGGCATTCCAGTTACCAGCCTTCGAGCGGGCTGACACGGTGGATCGATCAGCGGCTACCCTTGCCGCGCTTGGTCTATGACAGTTTCATTGCTTTTCCCGTGCCGCGCAATCTGAACTACGCCTATACATTCGGCGCCATGCTGGCCGTAATGCTGGTTGTGCAGATCCTGACCGGCGTCGTGCTGGCCATGCATTATACCGCTGAAACCACGGTTGCGTTCAATTCCGTCGAAAAGATCATGCGCGACGTCAACCATGGCTGGCTGCTGCGCTACATGCATGCCAATGGCGCGTCCTTCTTCTTCATCGCCGTCTATCTGCATATCGCCCGTGGCCTTTACTACGGCTCCTACAAGGCACCCCGCGAAATCCTCTGGATTCTCGGCGTGGTGATCTTTCTGCTGATGATGGCGACTGCCTTCATGGGCTACGTTCTGCCCTGGGGCCAGATGTCCTTCTGGGGTGCGACTGTCATCACCGGCTTCTTCTCGGCCTTCCCTTGGGTGGGTGAGTGGATCCAGACCTTCCTGCTCGGCGGCTTCGCCGTCGATCAGCCAACGCTGAACCGGTTTTTCTCGCTGCATTACCTGCTGCCCTTCATGATCGCAGGCGTGGTTATCCTGCATATCTGGGCACTGCATGTCACCGGGCAGACCAATCCGACCGGGGTTGAGGTGAAGTCAAAGACCGACACGGTGCCGTTCACGCCCTATGCGACGCTGAAGGATGCGTTCGGCGTGTCGATCTTCCTGATCGCCTATGCCTGGTTCATCTTCTACATGCCGAACTTCCTTGGCCATCCCGACAACTACATCATGGCCGACCCGCTGAAGACCCCGGCGCATATCGTTCCTGAATGGTACTTCCTGCCATTCTACGCCATGCTGCGCGCCATCACCTTCAACGTGCTGTTCATCGATTCCAAGCTGGGTGGCGTGCTTGTCATGTTCGGTGCGATCATCGTCTTGTTCTTCCTGCCCTGGCTGGATACGTCCAAGGTGCGTTCTGCTGTTTACCGTCCCTGGTACAAGCTGTTCTTCTGGATCTTTGTCGCCGATTGTATCCTGCTCGGCTGGCTCGGTTCACGTCAGCCGACGGATACATTCACCACCATGGCGCAGTTCGGTACGCTGTATTACTTCGGCTTTTTCCTGGTAATCATGCCTCTGCTTGGTCTGCTGGAAACGCCACGGCGGGTTCCGAACTCGATTACCGAGGCTGTTCTGGCCAAGAACGGCAAAACAGCCGAAGCGCATGTCTGA
- a CDS encoding YjhX family toxin, whose product MNISRIEQRVLHVLAQGGAVHYQRSGNGRITDIICFTRDGHVLTDCTLEIFSKLRRKRLIESRASSPYRISEKGRRSVRSQLDNR is encoded by the coding sequence ATGAATATTTCTCGTATTGAGCAGCGCGTTCTTCACGTGCTGGCCCAAGGTGGTGCTGTCCACTATCAACGCTCTGGCAATGGGCGAATTACCGACATCATCTGCTTTACCCGTGACGGTCACGTGTTGACCGACTGTACCTTGGAGATTTTCTCCAAACTCCGGCGCAAGCGTCTCATCGAATCCAGAGCCTCCAGTCCCTATCGGATTTCCGAGAAGGGTCGTCGCTCCGTTCGATCACAACTCGACAATCGATAG
- a CDS encoding GNAT family N-acetyltransferase yields MHQITQEAFKSNRYSSGTEAAIINALRAADALAVSLVAVADLDVVGHLAFSSVTIDGVHSGWFGLGPVSVLPDRQGQGIGSGLIENGLLRLKRCGAKGCVVLGAPSLYRRFGFEHDKALVLPGAAPEHFLALSLDGSVTSGIVAYHEGFSASS; encoded by the coding sequence ATACACCAGATCACGCAAGAAGCTTTCAAGTCCAATCGCTACAGCAGCGGAACCGAAGCGGCGATTATTAACGCCCTTCGTGCAGCGGACGCTTTGGCCGTTTCGCTGGTTGCTGTGGCCGATCTGGATGTGGTCGGTCATCTGGCCTTTTCCTCTGTCACGATCGACGGTGTTCATTCTGGTTGGTTCGGCCTCGGTCCGGTCTCAGTCCTACCGGATCGACAGGGGCAGGGGATCGGAAGCGGACTAATTGAAAATGGGCTTTTGCGGCTGAAACGATGTGGAGCAAAGGGATGTGTCGTTCTAGGTGCGCCTAGCCTTTACCGTCGCTTCGGTTTCGAGCACGACAAGGCGCTGGTTCTGCCGGGGGCTGCTCCTGAGCATTTCCTTGCCTTGTCGCTTGATGGATCGGTGACGTCGGGGATCGTCGCCTATCATGAAGGTTTTTCCGCCTCCTCTTGA
- a CDS encoding tRNA (cytidine(34)-2'-O)-methyltransferase: MTNSITGVSPSTLRIALYQPDIPGNTGTILRLAACLGLGVDIIEPAGFDLSDRNLKRAGMDYLAAVTLTRHVNWAQFEDWRKNSGRRLVLASTKAAMPYTELAFQPDDILLFGRESAGVPDHVHDGADARILIPMVEGQRSINVAMSAAMIAGEALRQTRR, from the coding sequence ATGACCAATAGCATCACCGGCGTCTCCCCCTCCACGCTCCGCATCGCCCTTTACCAGCCGGATATTCCCGGCAATACCGGCACGATCCTGCGGCTCGCCGCCTGCCTGGGCCTCGGCGTCGATATTATCGAGCCTGCCGGTTTCGACCTGTCGGATCGTAATCTGAAGCGGGCGGGAATGGACTATCTCGCCGCCGTCACCCTCACCCGGCATGTCAACTGGGCGCAATTTGAGGATTGGCGCAAGAACAGCGGGCGCCGGCTGGTTCTGGCCTCCACCAAGGCGGCCATGCCCTATACCGAACTTGCCTTCCAGCCCGACGATATCCTGCTGTTTGGCCGCGAAAGCGCTGGCGTGCCTGATCATGTCCATGACGGCGCCGATGCCCGCATCCTGATCCCGATGGTCGAGGGCCAGCGCTCCATCAATGTCGCGATGTCGGCAGCAATGATCGCCGGTGAGGCATTGCGCCAGACACGGCGCTGA